Genomic DNA from Vibrio vulnificus CMCP6:
AAAGTTCACCATAGGAAAATCCTAGAGGAAGAATGGGCTCGGCTGGAACAAGGCTTCGACGTCTGGTACGTATTTCTTATCGACCAAGAACATCACCACGTGATCATCTTGTTCAATCACGGTGCGGTCATGGGCAATGAGCACCTCTTCACCACGCACAATCGCACCAATGGTGGTACCCGGTGGCAGTTTGATGTCGCCAACGGCGCGGCCCACCACTTTCGAGTTGCTTTCATCACCGTGTGCAACCGCTTCAATTGCTTCAGCAGCGCCGCGGCGTAGAGACGATACGTTAACGATGTCGGCACGACGAACGTGGGTCAATAGCGCTGAAATGGTCGCTTGTTGAGGTGAAATGGCCACATCAATCACGCCGCCTTGCACTAGATCGACGTAAGCACCACGCTGGATCAGCACCATCACTTTTTTGGCACCCATGCGTTTGGCCAACATCGCCGACATGATGTTGGTTTCGTCCTCGTTGGTGAGGGCGATAAAGACGTCGACCTGGTCGATGTTTTCTTCCGTCAGTAGCTCTTGATCGGCAGCATCACCACAAAACACGATGGTGTTTTCCAACTCTTCTGACAGCTTTTCTGCTCGCTGTAGGTTGCGCTCAATCAGCTTTACGCTATAGGTTTGTTCTAAACGCTTGGCTAAGCTGGCGCCGATGTTACCACCGCCGACGATCATGATACGGCGATAAGGTTTTTCCAGTCGCTGTAACTCGCTCATCACAGAGCGAATGTGGTTACTGGCGGCAACGAAAAAGACTTCATCATCGGCTTCAATGATGGTGGTGCCTTGAGGACGAATCGGACGGCCTTGGCGGAAAATCGCGGCAACACGGGTATCAATGTGAGGCATGTGTTCGCGTAAGGCAGAAAGTGCGTTACCCACCAACGGGCCGCCATAGTAAGCTTTTACGGCAACGAGGCTGACTTTTTCTTCCGCAAAGCTCACCACTTGCAATGCACCAGGGTATTGAATCAAACGTTCAATGTAGCTGGTCACCAGCTCCTCGGGGGCAATCAAATGATCGACAGGAATCGCGCCGGATTTAAACAGTGCTTCTTTTTGCGCCAAATATTGTGGCGAACGGATGCGAGCAATGCGGTTTGGGGTGTTAAACAGAGTAAAGGCGACCTGACAGGCTGCCATGTTGGTTTCATCGGTATTGGTCACGGCCACCAGCATATCGGCATCTTGTGCGCCTGCTTCATGCAATACGTCTGGGTGACTGGCATGGCCATTCACCACTCGCAAGTCATATTTATCCTGCAGCTCTCTGAGGCGATCGCCATCCTTATCGACGATGGTGATGTCGTTGTTTTCGCCAACCAGGTTTTCTGCCAGTGTGCCACCCACCTGACCTGCACCAAGAATAATGATTTTCATACTCTGTTCTCGTGATTCGAAAAAGGCGACTGAAGAGGCTTCAATCGCCCATTTACTTATGCTTGCTTAACTAGCACGGCATAGTAGAAGCCATCCATATCTTCCTCTCCGGGAATAATTTGGCGACCAGGATTCTCGCGCTCAGAGCCAACCAGTTGTGCTGCTGAGGTTCTGGCGAGAAACGCCTTCACTTGCTCCACATTTTCCATTGGCGTGATTGAGCAAGTGGCGTAAACCAAGGTGCCACCTGGCTTGAGTTGTGCCCACATGGCATCAAAAATTTCGCTTTGTAACTGTGCTAACGCAGTGATGTCTTCTGCTCTGCGCAGCCATTTGATGTCTGGGTGACGACGAATCACCCCGGTTGCAGAGCAAGGTGCATCGAGCAAAATACGGTCAAATTGCTCGCCTTGCCACCATTGTTCAGGATTGCGTGCATCACCGCAAAT
This window encodes:
- the trkA gene encoding Trk system potassium transporter TrkA, which encodes MKIIILGAGQVGGTLAENLVGENNDITIVDKDGDRLRELQDKYDLRVVNGHASHPDVLHEAGAQDADMLVAVTNTDETNMAACQVAFTLFNTPNRIARIRSPQYLAQKEALFKSGAIPVDHLIAPEELVTSYIERLIQYPGALQVVSFAEEKVSLVAVKAYYGGPLVGNALSALREHMPHIDTRVAAIFRQGRPIRPQGTTIIEADDEVFFVAASNHIRSVMSELQRLEKPYRRIMIVGGGNIGASLAKRLEQTYSVKLIERNLQRAEKLSEELENTIVFCGDAADQELLTEENIDQVDVFIALTNEDETNIMSAMLAKRMGAKKVMVLIQRGAYVDLVQGGVIDVAISPQQATISALLTHVRRADIVNVSSLRRGAAEAIEAVAHGDESNSKVVGRAVGDIKLPPGTTIGAIVRGEEVLIAHDRTVIEQDDHVVMFLVDKKYVPDVEALFQPSPFFL